From the Peromyscus leucopus breed LL Stock chromosome 8b, UCI_PerLeu_2.1, whole genome shotgun sequence genome, one window contains:
- the Ttc1 gene encoding tetratricopeptide repeat protein 1: protein MGEKSGDCKVPEDLFNGLKVTDPQEAESASPQVSDLKDQHSQSKLLKDDGAHPQEDHGEEECFHDCSASFEEEQPGAHVPGDKATGDSNSSELDEEYLIELEKDMPEEEKQKRREESAKLKEEGNEQFKRGDYIEAESSYSQALQRCPSCFQKDRSVLFSNRAAARMKQDKKEMAISDCSKAIQLNPSYIRAILRRAELYEKTDKLDEALEDYKLIVEKDPSVHQAREACMRLPKQIEERNERLKEEMLGKLKDLGNLVLRPFGLSTENFQIKQDSSTGSYSINFVQNPNNNR, encoded by the exons GATCTGTTCAATGGTTTGAAAGTTACAgatcctcaggaagcagagtcagccAGCCCCCAGGTTTCTGATCTCAAGGATCAGCATTCCCAGAGCAAGCTACTAAAGGATGATGGAGCCCATCCCCAGGAGGACCACGGAGAAGAGGAATGTTTTCATGACTGTAGTGCCTCATTCGAGGAGGAGCAGCCAGGGGCACATGTGCCAGGGGACAAAGCCACCGGTGATTCTAATTCTTCTGAACTAGATGAGGAATACCTGATTGAACTGGAAAAAGACATGccagaagaagagaaacag aaaagaagagaagagagtgcCAAACTGAAGGAGGAGGGGAATGAACAGTTTAAGAGAGGAG ATTACAtagaagctgagagttcttacagtCAAGCCCTTCAGAGGTGCCCATCCTGTTTCCAGAAAGATCGGTCTGTTCTGTTTTCAAATAGAGCTGCTGCAAGGATGAAACAG GACAAGAAAGAAATGGCCATCAGTGACTGCAGCAAAG caattcAGTTAAACCCCAGCTACATCCGTGCAATACTGAGGAGAGCGGAGTTGTATGAGAAAACAGACAAACTAGACGAAGCACTGGAAGATTATAAATTGATAGTAGAAAAAGATCCATCGGTACATCAAGCAAGAGAAGCTTGTAtg AGATTACCTAAACAAATTGAAGAACGTAATGAAAGATTAAAAGAAGAGATGTTAG GTAAACTGAAAGATCTTGGCAACTTGGTTCTGCGACCTTTTGGGCTCTCTACAGAAAACTTCCAGATCAAGCAGGATTCTTCTACTGGCTCCTACTCCATCAATTTTGTTCAAAATCCCAATAATAATAGATAA